The Anabas testudineus chromosome 3, fAnaTes1.2, whole genome shotgun sequence sequence TCATGAAAGTATCTAAAATGTTGCTCTAATATCTGTTCAACAAAGCACTCCACTGTATACATACAAAATGTCCACAGGTTAAAATTCACCTGACCTGAAAAGAGCTTTAGGCAACATTTCAGTAATACTGCACACCTTGACAAATTACTACAAACTGCATGAGAATTACATTAAAATCACAtactctaaaataaataaacccactcTGTCACACTCACCTGAGGCACCTCCCTCTTCAAATGCAGGCCTCAAAACTTCCAAAGATGCACACtgcatgaatacacacaaacaaactgtttatcTATCTGAGATAGACGATCATATTCTACTATATGTGTATTAGTAATGTGAGCACTACATGTATCAGAGAACATATAGAGGAGGATTTACACATTAGATATACACCGTGGATCCttaattatgtattttaaattaaatataaggTAAGTGACAATGTGACATCAGTCATTcacttaaaatgcaaaacacacactcactttgcCTTATCCTATATGTACACgtgtactctctctctcttcctcatactgacacacacaacaaaaataacaaatgccTTAccacagcatctccagcacctgGTCTAtgaacagaagacagaaaaagagaaagtgagatgGTGGGTTTTAAAGGTCTGTTCTTGTTTTGAGTAAATGAAGACTTGAAAGATGGGCCACCCTTCTTTACTCTGCCAATCTAAAATTAGCCTAAACACTTTTCCCTGACTGTTACGTGTGTgagtgagactgtgtgtgtgtgtgtgtgtgtgtgtgtgtgtgtgtgtgtgtgtgtgtgtgtgtgcatgcacgcatgagtgaaatgaagtgaaatgaaaccCTAGAAGTGTGAAGGCTCAAATGTCTGAAAGTGCAGAAGCAGCAAAGAGCCATATGTTTAAACTATCACGGCAGTGCTCGCCACACAGAAGCTCATGCAGACGCTTTTCACCTGTTTGGGACCATAAAGaatgtgcaggtgtgtgtctggCAGACATAACAGCAAACAACTTCCTACTAAATATTGCAAAACATCATCTGTTCTAATTAATGAATATACCCCACACATCTCTCACACACTAACTAATAAAGTATTAAGAAACACGTACAATACAAGACAAGATTTAAACTTTCAGTCAACTGAGTATTACGTTGTCAAATTAACATTTCCAAAATACTGCCTCAACTTACAAATGTCACCCACTGTTCTGGATTATCATTCTTTGTGGAAGTTACATTGTCAAATATGAACGATTTGttcactgtaatgtaatgttgatCATCTTGTCTCACTCTAGTCAAATAAGTAAATTAGCATATTTCACACTACATTGAACTGATTAATAATCTAAAgaaaattcaaattatttttaaggCCACTATGACTTCAACATAATAACTTAAAGCACATTTTGACACATCAGATTTACCAAAGTCTCTTAAGTGCACAAACTTGCCTGTGTTTATGAGGAACTGCATTTCCATAAGCTTTGATCATAAGCTTAACGGATTACTTTAAAACTGCCATATAACACTGCAAACATGCTATCAACGCAGCAAATGTCAGTTTGTCAtagaaaataattagaaaatgttaaCAGTACACTTCACGTCATCAAAGCCGTGCTGTAGGGTGACAAAATTGTGTTGTAGCTAAGAAAAAAATGGAAGTACCAGAAAATGGACAAATGCTATAAATTCTATTAAATCacttgtatgtgtgtctttatatGTGGTTCATGCATGAGACCCAATATATGCTTTACCCTTAAGTGCCTTTCATATAATGCAATGAGTCtggtaataataaatacaaacagtatAAAAAGTGCATTCAaagattacacacacagacactgaccgACTATGCGTCAAACAGATGTGTTTAAGAGTGTCCAGATGTTGGATTTCCAGACTGGAGGAAGTTCTACACTTACTCTCTATGaggagagacacacaaagacacagatagTTAAAAGTAAGATTAATAcatgattaataaataaatgtatttatgccACAGAGAGCTGAGCTTCTCTGTaagcaacagaaacataaatgcattctcatataaaatgtattgcataaaatttgtttgcatgtaaatATGACTAATTTCTAGGTGTAAGACTTTTAAAATCACaactttagtttatttatttgagctGAATATTCGTTGTAATCATATAAATTTGTTTTATGAACATGTTACCCCACTGTTCCTGTAGTGCATTCAGGTTGTCCAATACTCTCTGGTGATAGAGTCTCTCTAGTTGGATGCACCATAACGCCCACTGGTCTGAATACAGCACgttaagaaacacacacacacactcataacaGGTCAGAACAGAAAACTACTTCAGAAGCttaaaaactgtacagtatatcgCTAAAGCactctttattttctgctcacAAACCATCACAGCTAAcagaggtaaaaataaaaaagagacagactgaggagaggagaacaTACTGTAGTGAGACTGAGGCTGTGGTCTCTCATGTTTATGGATATGAGCAGCCTAAACACAATCCTCCTTTGACATGGTTCGATgctttctcttgctctctctccttctaaCTAACCCTGATACATGCATGACATAGCTAAGCTAGCGTTGTCTTGTCTTTGACTCTTCTTGCCCTTCCCTCCCACTGTGTCGTTTTCCTCTGATTAAAATTTCCAATTCTTTCTCACGCCCGTTCTCTTGCcttcattcatttgtaaatGCTGTAATCTTTCCTCGTCTGTTAAGGGCATTGTGTTGGCAACATACAGTAGTTCTCATtctcaacatgaaaacaaagcttCTGTCTGGGGTCTGAAGTATCCACTTTTTAGGTgactcttttctctctgcctctctactCTGTGAGCTTCAGGCCATTCTAAAAGTCAACTCAGATACTAGTGCAGATAATTCTAATAAAATCTATTCCATCTCAtcctttaatttttcttttgacatatttttctactctttctcctttgtcttttttctattttaatctatttaacTGTAAAGGCAGTGAGGCATCAAGTAATATCTGTAACCTTACTGGAATAAGTGATTccaaatacaatttaaaataaaagttgtcCGTCTTCACCCCACCCCCAACAAACACGCACCACATATGGAGATAAGGATACAGTCTTCGTGAAGGACAAAGGTCTCAGCaatctgcagagagaaagagagagtgagagagattaTAAATTTTCATAAAAATGCACACTTTTACAATTTAGAACTAAAAATCGTGTGCTTTTAATCACATTAGTTATGTCACAGTTATCCCACAGAAGGGATGAGGGAACTAAGGCTCAACAggggtttaaaataaaaatagaaatattgcTCATGTAGACCGATTCCTGACGAAGACGCAACATCAGATAAGATTATTATACTTGGATATAACCAAATATAAAACAGGTAAAGAAACAATACAGAACTTTGAAACACAACGTTATACAGAGCTGAAACACATTAACTATACTGCTAACATTCGCATAAGTTCTATAATCATTaactctggaaaaaaaaacatgaagaaaataGACCTCATTTAAGAGAGACGGAGGTGATTGAAAATGAGAGCgagagtgaaaagaaagaaacagacaacatAACATAAGACCACAATGGACACTCTACCTCTCTTCAGCAAGTGTCGCTTTCATGCTGCTCAGCTGATCACAGAACaagagacgtgtgtgtgtctgtgtgtgtgtgagaaagagagaaagagaaagagatagagagagagagagagacggaaaaGAGGGCACAAAAGGCTCTCGCATTTCTAATGAAGTGAGGGGTGGCGACGACTGAATGACCTCTCTAGTTATCTGGGTTGACGTGGTTTACATACCAAATCATAAGAAGAGTTTCAGTTCGTTTTTTTTGGTTACACGACACATATATCCATAAATCCATAAGAAGTACAGTCCAATTTTAagattctgatttatttttccaaaaacataaaaaccaacactatgaaaatgtaaaaataaaatcattatgtCCTCAAACTACTCAACACTGATGAGAGAGTTTTTACATATAAATCCAAAATTAGTAACACTCAGATTCACTTCCATGTTTTGATCTGTCTTTTATGTGTTGTGAGCATATAATCATCATAATATATTCAATGCTGTCAATGTACTGACCTTTTAACATGCCCAAGACTGTTTTGCAGACAATGATTTTGATTAAGATAGTCATGTAATGTCATGTTAGACACACAACAACATGCATGACTAGTCACCATAGTCTGGATTGTTGAGTAGAAGGAATGTGGAAGCAGGCGCTGTTCAAAAGTCACTAAGTATAGAACAAAAGTGAGCATACCTCTggttaatattattaaatgttattccGCAATTCCTCATCACATGGAGCCACATTGTATTAGACGCCACCCAAGGAAAAACGAGAAAGTGCTGTTGTTTTATGGGCTTTCTGACATTAGACTTTTTGTAAATGACCTGGCATCATATTTGTCACAGTGGTCAAAGGTTGTTTGTTGCACTGaggctgcaatatttttttaattcatgtaaGATCAAATATGTAGACGTGCCATCACACTccactaaaaaatacaaagaaagggTCCAGTTCCACCACAATTTTAAGTTCACCCACCCTAAGCTAGAGCCCCAAATAAATCCGAGACGACAAGTCAAGTTAAGTGGCTCTTAGGTAAATATCTCACAAAGTCAATTTAATTTTAGCCCTAATTTATTTAGTAGCAGTGGTCATAATAATgctaaaaaaacattagataaaaataaagatcCATTTGCCTGTTCATCTTATTTGTTGCCAGTTTTGTCGCTCAAAGTTCCACAATAATACACATTGTGGTCTTGTGATGTatgaacaaatattttaattccttatcacaactgttttttttgttttgttttgttttagtgttgtttcattaaaagtactggaaacattttttaCCATTGATGCTATgacagtcatttttatttcccttcACCTCTGTGACCTTACTGTGAAATCATTAGCTACAGTATTTTCCAAAAAGAAATGATTGAAAATGCAAATTCATGTCATGTGTCATGGCCACATAATAACACGCTCTTTATTACTCACTTACAAACCTGTTTCCCTGGAAGTAAGCATAGCTCAGGTGTGCCTGGTGGAGGCATTTATAAATCAAATTAACTGAAATATTCACACACCCCTTAATACACATGTTAAGTCATGCAGGTCTGTGTTTGCGACAGAACCGAGACGTGGCAGaatcagagtgtgtgtgtatgtagtaTTCATGTGGCTTATGTGTGTACGGACGCTTAAGACACCCATGCCTTAGGGCTGAAAGCGGTGTTCCGATCAAGAGGTGagtttaatgtcatttattGCCTCGTCAAAGGGTAAAAGATTTAAcgtaaaaaagcagaaaaagagaatgtATAGTATGTGATGTTTGCCTGAagtaaaactgtaataaaatagaAAGGTTACCTGGTGAAGGTACTGTGGGAAGTGAGTGTCATTCCCCTTGTGGGCCAACTGCTCAAGACACTTCAGTGGAGAAGTGCATTGAATAGGCCCTGTGGTGCAGGTGGAGACTGACATGGAGGTAATGTGTTCCCAGTTTGAGGTTATAGGTCCTGTGGTGGAAGTGGATTCTGTTCCAGTAGTAAGTGGGTCTGTAGTGGAAGCTATGGAAGTGTTGAGCCTTGAGGAGTCTTGAGATTCCGCATATGATCCGGTACATGTGGGCCCACGACTAAAGATGGGCTCTATGGACGAGGTAAAATGTTCTGTTGTGAAGATAGCATTTTTTGCCATCCTATCTATAGTCCCTGTAGTACATGGAGGCCCAGGTGGGCTGGTGTCTGAGGTTATAGTTAGTGTAGTAGAATCTACAGGTGTGTCTCCCACTGTAATAGATCCTGTGATGGAGGCAACTGACTCAGAGTTGGACATATGAGAGTCCacttcagcatcactttggcTCAGTTCCATTGGACTGATGGAATTCAGCGTCCCTGGGCTGACAACTGGAATGACAGGGGATGTAGGCTCTGGACTCGTCCCAGGACTGAAAGGATATGGAGTTTCCAATAGACTGCCTACAGTGGCaaagaaagacagtggaaaaacagaTGAGCAAAAGAGCAGCTCAGCTAAACTGCTGAAACAGGATGACTCACTAACACCTGTTTAAAATTCATGAGTAGGTGTGTAATGAGTTATTATAATACAGAGGTGTATAACGGACTCATTTATTTAAGATCTGAGGGAGAATTCAGGAGATTAAGTCATAACCCAATTCACTGACCTGTGAGCACATAAAACAATCAACAACAATGGCTTGGTGTTAGTATTACAGTACTGggattgtttttgtgtaaagAAAGCTCTTGAAACCTGACTGAGTAAACAAAATCAGTTCACTCCTTCACTGTAAGAAATCTTCACTGTTAAAACACTCAGAAACATACACTCTTTAATTATCAAATGATGCAAATCTTGTGGTCAACATcggtaaagtaaaagtaaaataaacataaacaaatgaatgatgGGTGCACATACTTGTAATTTACTTTATCAAACTATTATGGCTGAATTTTATTTCTCACAATTTCTTCAGTGCATATGaatacactcacaaacacacacacacgcacagttaTCTCAGTTGTATTTACCAACACaagtttgtttgtatgtgtgtatgatcTGTAAGTCTGTAAAAGTGTGACCATGTGAACTCTATAAGCTGGTTTTGTTAGTttacagattaacatctttagTGAGCGTCAAATATTTAGTATATATTTTTAGAATCTACTCTCTAcgccttttttgttttctggctCACTTACCTCTCTCGTCATCCATTCCTCTACCTAAATTCCTTTTCTCCGTTTCACTCTACACAAAGCCTCTTTCCATCTAATTTGTCCTGTTTCACACTCTTTTTTTCGGTCATGTGATATGAATGACATCATCATCCCCAGTCATCCTGACCTCAATCTAAAATTCTGACCACTTAACCAGTCCTTACCAGCCTTTACTGCATTTTACTGTCATTTCCATACTGCATTTATCGAGTAGTCTGAACTGTGgatttttaacttaaaatattaTCTAGATTTCGTTGCACAATACAAAAAGTAGTATTTGCTGTTGGTGTAATACATCTACATCTGTGTAGTACATCtacatttctgtaaatgtgGGTTAACTGCATAGGATACAAATTTTGTTCTATATTATTTTTTCCATCCcgttttaaataattttgttttaaatgcttATATATTCATTAATtcaggtgaaagaaagagacCTCTCCCACTGACAATCTCATGTAGACCTCACTTATTCATGCAACTCTGCAGTGCTGAAGAGATTTAGTCTCTTCTAGCTAACTGTTTTTGCTTGTACCATCTGCAAAATGTCTGTACTTTTCAGCTTGGCAACAGCAACAGTCTGCTTTAATTGATGGACAACTCCACAGTATGCAACCTCCCCCATGATTAAttgaacacagacaaaatgatAACTAGTCTAAGAAAGAAccaaaacagaaattaaagaaGATTTACGTTTACCGGGGGGTGGGAAACATGACTCCAAATGAATACTAATACTTCAAATATTTGCCCACATGTCAGGCGACTTTGATAGGGCAATAAAATTATCAGCTGTGTATTTTTAGCTTGTTGTGATGCTTTGTGTATGGACATGtacatgcatttgtgtttacagtatattataattTCCTCTCTGGAAGGTTACGTGTGTTTGATTCATACCAGTTTCTGAATATGAAGAATCAGTCATAGGAGTATCTGGAGACTGGCAGCAAAGTAGAGCGCTTGATTCCTCAGATtcttcctcctcgtcttcttctgcttccttcatcacctcatcaatgtcttcttcttcatcatacTCTCTGCCTCTTCCTGTGTATCCCTCTTTTCccacttcctcttcctcgtctTTCCCATTGTTGTTCAGAGAGGTATTCTGGATGATCCTGTGTTCTTCCTCGTCTTCATTTTGTGAAGCAGAGAGACTtaaagtctgtttgtttgtctcattGAGGTTTCGAGTTTGGGCAGCGAGAGCTTCAGGTTTGGATAGGTTATCACAGAGGTCAACCCCGCCCACAGAAACTTGTGACATCATTCTGCCGTCCCCCTCAAACTGACCTAtagatacaaaaataaataaataaatacattaaaatgtaaatgttgaaattaaaataatgctgATGTCAACATAGACATAAAAAAGCAcaactgaattattattaagtattaatatAACTCAGGTTAGACTGTAAAGTCAGATTCCAGCATGGAAATATAAAGCTAACAGGCTTTCTTATTCTCAACAGTGATTAGTTGATGTTGTTGTCACTGTAAATCACATTAGTATTTAATTTTCGCTGTACACGTAGAGCTCATATGCTGCATTATGCTTGGGTAAAATTTAAACCCTCACCACCATGATCCATTGGACTCTTACAACGTTTGACCTTTCAGCCTGAAGGTCAGTGCTGACTGTTAGATAAGCCCTTCTTCAAGCCTGTGGACATAAGGAGAATGGGATaggataaatgtaaatatgaaatatgacatTTTGTCATATGCGACATTTTGCGAAACCCTGTTTAAATTCACTCAGAGACGATTGCAAGATTGAGAAAGTGTGAGACGCCAAACTAGTTTAGCATCATTCCAAAGTAGTCAAACAAACCCTAGGGCTTAAGAGATAAAAAAACGTCCTAACAACATCTTGAACTGATGTATaatatttgcacacacacacgtgtatcaaatgcattcatttgttgTGCTTGACTAGATATTACAGAGATTTCAGAACTCTTTCACTTACTCTCTACACGAACAGATGCAAAGTAtagaaaaattacaaaataatcaACTGAAAGTTATACAAGTGCTAAATCTCAGAGGAATCACTGACTAGCTTACACTGTATGTTGTGTCTGaaaaagctgttaaaatgtgtttttactccGTTTtggaaggaaaaacaacatcCTGCAACCAATTCAGATACTGGTGAACAACAATTTACTCTAAGCTCTAAGATGTAATGTTTGGAAAGTAGTaaagttattttgttattacaaACTGAGATGCAGTAGATAGATTTAGATTTCCAAATATATCTAAATACATTAAGCTCCCAAAATATCATAAACTGCAATTCAGTGTAATCCAAAATCACAATATTACAACCTGTGGTCTGTTCTTTCATTACAGAATTAAATCAACCCTTACTCTAACAGTGAAAATTACAACTTTCTCAAAGACaggatttattgcagggctGCTGCACCCGACTGGATTAAATCATACAGGTGAACAAACTGGTAAATCAGCGTACAGTGCACTTGTGTGCACCAGTATTGTGCAATAGcatgatttttcatttttctgccaTATGCCAGGTTCACAGATAaagatacacacatgcaaaaactCAGGCTGTTTTGTTGGGCTATGAATGTAAAGATCACCTGTAAATTAGCTGCTAATACCTGCTAACAATTGTATCCTTAGCTAATGAAATAATCTAAAATTAGTACATAATACCCTCCACACACAAGTAACTTCACTTAAAACAGAGATCGTAGTATATTTGTGTCCATCTTTATAATGGCTTAGCCAATTAACACTAAACTTAAAATTTATACAAAACACAATCCAACAGCTGCTGGCAGCCGTGTTGATGTTCTTTTGCTGGTCTTACACAGATTGTCTGCAATGTGCATAACTGTATCATGGCAAATGCCAACAGTGATTCTACATCAgaatatgtttatttgaaaCTAATTTAAGGAATACTGTGATTCCACAATGTGGTAGAATATAaatcccacacaaacacacacatccaggctaaaaaaaaagtctagGTTAGAGGAATAGGGCTGTCCAGCCTAAGCACTCAAAAAAGAATTAGGCCAGCACATACACACCCAGGAATTTCAGTTCTATGAGCCCATTTTCTTATCTTATACCTTATGAACATTTGTGCAtataacacagaaacacacacaccccagaGAAATACTAAAAGGCCACGAACAAATCAGCATTCAGGGCTGCTGTGTTCCGAGGGAGCAAGCACCTATGGGACAACGCAAATGCATAAGCTCACTATATTATAGTAACACTTTTATACTGACTATATCCCAGTGGTATGTTTTCCTAGATACTGCTATTGCTTTGAGATACTAAAAGAACCAAGTATGCCCCCAGAGACTTTTTGAAGTCTAATTATGCCAAGCTCTGAATGTCCCTCTGGAAGCCAAAACAGTCCCAAGTCACAACAAACAACTGTGACTTAAAGGCTTACGCAACAATGACCTCAAGATTACCCACGCAGGTGTTATTGTACCTATTCGGATGTCAATTCTtatgtagatagatagacagtTTAATGTCCCTCGTCTTTCTATCCATACTCTGGTCTTTTTGTCTACACCCTAGTCCACAGGGGGGCatgaataataaaagataaaagtggGGACACTTGGAGAGAATTCAGCTAAAAGGAGAAACACAAAGGTGGAAGAACCAGACCTGTCTGTTCTGTGAGAGGGACAAACAGCTAAAAACAACAGACCGTGGAATATGCTGACTGTCAGGTTGCAGCATAATGAAATGCAGAtgtgttaattaatgttaaacaaaccaaatcaaacaaaacaaaaacaatgagtGGACAATGAGTATTTGCACTAATTGCACTCTAGTCTTTTCAACAAATAGGACTTATTTTTGCTGTTTACTCATTAGTTTAGGCCAACATGCCTCTAGGTACAGCACAACATGTACCTGCAAGACCTGCAAAGCCAATGTTTGTCATAACGTTGAGTCCATATGACTTTAATGTTATTCTGTGTTATGTAATTAACCCAtcatatgtgaaaatgaatgtgacTTTCACCTGAATTAACCTGAACTAACGTTAATGTTAACACTGATTTCGCTAACGCTGTTAAGTTAACGTTAGCTAGGTTAGTTGGTTAGCTACCTAGCTACTTTGATAAAAATAAGCTAGCTTAAATTACAACTGTAAGAATATATTAGCCTATCGTTACGCTCCCAGCTGTGTTCATTTAACGTTATTGTTACACCTCATGAGAGGCTTTTAATGCTTCATTAAACTGCTACGTTTGACTATAGCTAAGCTAACAACTAGCTGATAAACTGAACATAATTAACGTTATGGAGACGGATCACTTGGTATTGACGCTTTGCTAGCTAACGTGTGCTAGCTCAGTACAGTAACACATCTGGGCAGCGCAGCACACCGCGGAGAAAACCCGATTAAATGCACATATTCACGTCTTCACGTTAC is a genomic window containing:
- the cnsta gene encoding consortin isoform X1; this translates as MDHGGQFEGDGRMMSQVSVGGVDLCDNLSKPEALAAQTRNLNETNKQTLSLSASQNEDEEEHRIIQNTSLNNNGKDEEEEVGKEGYTGRGREYDEEEDIDEVMKEAEEDEEEESEESSALLCCQSPDTPMTDSSYSETGSLLETPYPFSPGTSPEPTSPVIPVVSPGTLNSISPMELSQSDAEVDSHMSNSESVASITGSITVGDTPVDSTTLTITSDTSPPGPPCTTGTIDRMAKNAIFTTEHFTSSIEPIFSRGPTCTGSYAESQDSSRLNTSIASTTDPLTTGTESTSTTGPITSNWEHITSMSVSTCTTGPIQCTSPLKCLEQLAHKGNDTHFPQYLHQIAETFVLHEDYQWALWCIQLERLYHQRVLDNLNALQEQWESKCRTSSSLEIQHLDTLKHICLTHSRPGAGDAVCASLEVLRPAFEEGGASAHQVDGGMEQRTEDPSHSQSSHSVIPFINLADRFKSSEISEKEREDPDREIQGRDSYHGTQLTDKECSNSERGQAEDVGDTITVIGNGLHPPTAGRMDQSKPAEQQGGDLGLAQENEAKVEEKERDVEVAVEALEMTDEGDEEEDEKQKDRDPDFPQQAIPVETLVSGVEVGVKQLHQEAPAETKLHEDSQESGKTCLYQEAHLSQETHLKQQEQGEEEVEEEEGEYEEEQANIIREAATLDDMAKLITVEEMSPASGLVSILKKRRVCVDNLSVSASSEPQPEKPTAKRRVRFKVPDDSYEQEVGGGDSCLLLFLLCLVTVVISVGGTALYCALGDVHSSVCQDFSRNADFYIGQIQRGITQIQHWFTPGS
- the cnsta gene encoding consortin isoform X2, whose amino-acid sequence is MDHGGQFEGDGRMMSQVSVGGVDLCDNLSKPEALAAQTRNLNETNKQTLSLSASQNEDEEEHRIIQNTSLNNNGKDEEEEVGKEGYTGRGREYDEEEDIDEVMKEAEEDEEEESEESSALLCCQSPDTPMTDSSYSETGSLLETPYPFSPGTSPEPTSPVIPVVSPGTLNSISPMELSQSDAEVDSHMSNSESVASITGSITVGDTPVDSTTLTITSDTSPPGPPCTTGTIDRMAKNAIFTTEHFTSSIEPIFSRGPTCTGSYAESQDSSRLNTSIASTTDPLTTGTESTSTTGPITSNWEHITSMSVSTCTTGPIQCTSPLKCLEQLAHKGNDTHFPQYLHQIAETFVLHEDYQWALWCIQLERLYHQRVLDNLNALQEQWESKCRTSSSLEIQHLDTLKHICLTHSRPGAGDAVCASLEVLRPAFEEGGASAHQVDGGMEQRTEDPSHSQSSHSVIPFINLADRFKSSEISEKEREDPDREIQGRDSYHGTQLTDKECSNSERGQAEDVGDTITVIGNGLHPPTAGRMDQSKPAEQQGGDLGLAQENEAKVEEKERDVEVAVEALEMTDEGDEEEDEKQKDRDPDFPQQAIPVETLVSGVEVGVKQLHQEAPAETKLHEDSQMSPASGLVSILKKRRVCVDNLSVSASSEPQPEKPTAKRRVRFKVPDDSYEQEVGGGDSCLLLFLLCLVTVVISVGGTALYCALGDVHSSVCQDFSRNADFYIGQIQRGITQIQHWFTPGS